The Panicum virgatum strain AP13 chromosome 6K, P.virgatum_v5, whole genome shotgun sequence nucleotide sequence CGACCTGGGTGACCGTCCAGGGCAAGGAGCGGGAGATCTCCGTGGATCTCGTggcccgcggccgcggcaggGACAACGGCGCCGCCAGCAGGGACAAGGACAAGGACAAGGAGCGGGCGGACGTCGGCATGTCGGTctccgtcgacggcgagcgcgtGCTCCACGTCCGGCGGCTGCGCTGGAAATTCCGCGGCAGCGAGCGGGtcgacctcggcggcggcggcggcgtccaggtCTCCTGGGACCTCCACAACTGGCTCTTCCCCCCGCGCGATCCGCCCCCCGCGGACGCCTCGGcgcacgcccacgcccacgcccacgcgGTGCTCGTCTTCCGGTTCGAcctcgccagcggcggcggcggcggcgacgaggagcgcGACGCCGATTTGGGGCAGGACCCCTCCCCCGACAAGGCCGCGAGGCGGAACACGGGCGTCTGGGGAGGGTACCTCGCGCGGTGGGGGCAGCGGGACTGGAGCGAGGCGGGCAGCAACGGGGAGCGGAGGAAGGGGCGAGTGCGGAGGCTCGCCAAGGAGAGCTCGTCTTCGTCGGCGTCCGTGGCGTCCTCGACGGCGTCGTGGGCCAGCGGCTCCACGGTGATGGACTGGGCCAGCCCCGAGGAGGCCGAGATGCAGCGCGGCGACGGGTTCTCGCTGCTGATCTACGCCTGGAAGAGctaacaccaccgccgccggcgcgcgcggcatGGCTCGGATCGGCGCATTCGTCATCTCCGGATTGTTGTAGGTTGCAATGTTCCTGTGCAGTTAGAAGATTGAGTTGAGCTTGCATTACGGTAGCGCCATTACTAAGTGAGGTGAGCAGCTAGTGTTGAATTTTTTCCCCATTACTAGTAAAATTCGCATCTCCTGATAGATTAGTGGATCAGATTTAGGACATTTTGAACAGATTGCAGTCAGTTTTTTTACCTTAAATTATCCAACGACAGCTGCCCCAGCATCTTGTTTTGTGCCCGTATTGTGTATCTCATGTGTCACATACTACCTGCTGAAAAAGCGAATCTAATCTAGTAGTATCAATCAATTAGCTGTCGCAGCAGCGTATCCCTTCCGGTTATCTGGACCTTAATCATGGTTGTTGATCTTAAGCATAGGTGGTCATGATCATGACGTTCGCACGCACTCAAATAATCGATGGTCTCCAGTTTGTGATTGTCTATGCTGCTATCATTAGCATTGCCTTTTAAGCATCCTTGTTTTTTTGGGTAGTTTGTTTGTTCCATTGCAGCTGCCTTAGGCCAGTCTTGACACTCCTCTCATATTTCATGatacttttttttctctcttctcatattattggtacatgttagcaaatttaatatcATGACACTCTTAAGACACTGAGATTGGCATTAGCTGCAAACACAAGATCCCTGAAAGCGCCGTCTAGTTCGGCCATCTTCTTCTCTCTTCAGCGAGTGAACGGCGGAGCTCTCTACGCTGTTACGGGCAAAAAATTGTTGTTTAGTAGTTCACTTCCAGTCCACTtcagtttttttcttttgtacTGCAACTGGAGTGACTGATTCTTGGCATGCCCGGTCGGTTAACCTTGGCGATCAAACGCGCGTCAGGCCGCGGTATCTTGACTTGTTCAACGTGCCACGATGCCCTATTAAGCCGGAATGATTGACTTAACTAACCATAGCgttatttcttcaaaaaaaaaaactaaccatAGCATTATTTCTTCAAAGTCACTCAAGAATGGGATCCTCAGAATGATCACTTGAACAAGAGCACCAAGCTCAGGTCCAGCTCCTTCTCCCGTTACCAGGCAAGGCAGGCATCTGGCTACTGCCACGAACTGCTAGTTCTCCTCCAGCTTTGCCGGAGATGCAGCCGGCATCGTTCAGGATTTCCTACTCGCGGAAAGCAAGCCTGAAACGTCCCTGGCTGGCTGGAACCGAAACTGAAACTGCCTGCCGGAAGAAGCTGGAGGCCGGCTCGCTCGCCCGCTCGGGGTTCCGGACGAAAACGAACTGCGCGTCGGCGTGACGACGTGCATTCCAGCTTGTCGCTAGCTTCCGCTCGCTGGGGCCGTTGGGCTCTGGGGAGTGGTGCCGCCGGCGGTTTCCGCTCTCGCGTcgtagcggcggccggcggcgtgtcCGTGGACGTCGAGACGAGCCATCAGCCGCGCGAGCACGCGACGGGGGATCACGCGAGAGGGCCGGCTCCCGGCTGGCTGGGCACGCAACGAGGAGGCCCCCGCGGCCCGCTCCGTCTGCGCCGGCCGCTCATGCGCCCTCGTGCTATCACGTGGGCAGGGGTGGTAAAGGTTCAagattttaaattaaaaaatttaaaaatcggACTATAACAAAACTGAACtctaaactaaaaaatttaaaaattttgttGGGCTACGAAGAGACTAGCAGAGTCTTCCATTACCACTCGTACTTATGGGttgtggccggaggtggccGGCCTAGCCGGATGATCCCGCGCTGGGGGCGCTGGACTCGGGCCCGCGCTAGCGGCGCGCACCACGTGGCGCGGGGCCGTGCACCACGCGTACGCGCAACGTGTTTGCTTGCGGATTCGCCCTTGCTGCCCGTTCGTCAGCGCCGTGTCGGGCTGCCACGGCCAGCGGGTCGAAACCCCGCCGCGGACCCAATCGATCGAcatgccgccgcggcggcgacgggagtTCTTGCGCCTGCCGTCGTCGGTCGTTGGAGGGAGCCCTCGTCGACGCGGCTTAATTTGTTGGTCCGTTCCTCTTTCGTCACCCACTCGAAAGCGAATCTATGTAtcaatcagtttttttttttcgcgaacgtgcctgaacacgtatttcattaagaggaaaacAATACAACCATTACAAACCTTAATAGGCAAAGGCTATTAAGGCGGAAAAGGAACACCATCAAGCAAGTGGCAGTCGACCTAACAGcaacaagaacagcaagaaacaacAGAGGAGGAGACACACGAACCCACTAAACCTAGACCGGACCATACAACTATGTCTGCTAAAAGGTACAACAACATCAGAGGTGCAAAGGTCTACAACTCAAcaaaggtggcaaagcatccacccgatCATCACAACCAaagcggcaaagcatccacttGAAGCAACCAACCAACACGAcaacggcggcaaagcatccgcccgaGCAGTAGCGACGGCAAAGCATCCATCAGCGAAGAAATGGGCGGCTAAGCATCCGCCAAAGGACGACCAATGCAACCTGGACGAAGCGGACCGAAGGCAGACACAGAAGTGAGGACTCTCCGAGGAGAGCGGTGGTCCACCACCAGATGCACACGAAAGGGGCCGGAGCGTCGACAACAAGCAGAGCTTCCAAGACGACGCCTCAAGGGAGGGAGCGACGCCAtaggcgccgtcgtcgtccgaccAACATGGCCAGGGTTTTCACCCGGAAGACTCGCCGAGGGAGGGAAGGTGAAAAATGATGCCTTCAACAAGGTGAACGGCGCCCGAGGGCGTCGTCGTCATTGGCTCGCAGCAGACCTAGGCTTTCGCCTTCACCCATTCCCTCCCCAGAGCCGAACAACCCGCAAGGCAGCACCAGAGCGGCAGCACGGAGCACCCGACCAGGGACGGCGACGGCCTGTCCCGGGgcaagcagcggcagcagcggcacGACCAAGACGCCAACGTCCACCCAAGCCACCGGCCCTGGACCAGCCGCGCGGCCACCCCCAGCGGAcctggcggcgcacggcggcggcaaccCCGGCCGTGACATGGCCGGCACAAGGCCACGGCAACCCCGACCGCGGCGAGGCAGCACAAGGCCGCGACAACCCCGGCCACGGCGAGGCGGCCCGCCCGTCCCGGGGCAAGCCGCGGCGAGGCAACGCACGGCCGCGGCGACACCGgccacggcgaggcggcgcACGGCCACGTCGAGGCCGCACACGGCCGCGGCGAGGGGCGCCCGGCACAGCGACCCCAGCAACGGCACACGGCGCCAGCGGCAACCCCGGGCGCGGCGAACCCGAGCCGAGGCCACCCGGGCGAAGGGCCAGCCGGGGGGTGGAGGGGCGGCGACCCCCGTCGGGAGCGGCCAGATCCAGACCTGGGGGGCCCggatccggcgaggaggaggccggatccggccccggcggccggcggcggcgaccatggCCGAAGTTTGGGGACCGGGAGGAGGgggtggaggggaggggagggaagggagagGTATCAATCAGTTAGCTGCAGCTGTGGCAGCAGTCCGTCCGAAGTCTAAACTATAGACCATAATCAAGGGAGTTAGACCGCGAAAACCGGTTGTTAGGACCCCGGCCGGCATCCCCATCCATCCGTGCGATTGGTGGCCTTGCCATCATTAGCAATAATACTGTTATGGTATACCTGTACTTTTAATTAATTAGCTCTACTGATCAACCACATGATTTGGATTTGGGCCAGATACACCAACATGAATCTAATTACGAGATGGATTTGGGCCAGATACACCAACATGAATCTAATTACGAGATGTTTggatctactccctccgtcccataaTATCTGTACATCTAAGATTTGACACGCAAACCAATATATAGTGTGAAATTATAAAAATACCTCTTGTCTTGTGTGAGAAGAATCCGGATACAATCTTGTCTCTTGTGAGAATGATGCAGACATTGTCTTATCTTTTTTGTGAG carries:
- the LOC120712471 gene encoding uncharacterized protein LOC120712471 codes for the protein MPGRIAACFRCAAAAAPSSGAGAAGPSLATSVYETHLGLVALSWSRTSLGLSLRAVLRLSPLPHSAPGSSSSASGAGYLDDDADEEEATLAFRARPWLLWRRRGTRRFRAGDRLVDLAWDLSRARFPGSGSPEPSSGFFVAVVVDGEMVLAAGDLPDAAYRRTRARRPPGSRRPVLLSRREHVSLRDAGAGRGRSHTTWVTVQGKEREISVDLVARGRGRDNGAASRDKDKDKERADVGMSVSVDGERVLHVRRLRWKFRGSERVDLGGGGGVQVSWDLHNWLFPPRDPPPADASAHAHAHAHAVLVFRFDLASGGGGGDEERDADLGQDPSPDKAARRNTGVWGGYLARWGQRDWSEAGSNGERRKGRVRRLAKESSSSSASVASSTASWASGSTVMDWASPEEAEMQRGDGFSLLIYAWKS